The following is a genomic window from Moorella sp. Hama-1.
TTTCCAGCAAGGGCATGCCTTTAATATAAATTAAGAAGCGATAATCGAGGGCCACCGGCTCCTCCCCATCAGAAAGAAGGCGCTTGATCTTTATAACCTTGGCACCCTCCTTGACCCCGAGCCGTTCTGCCACTGCCGGGTCGGCAGGGAATATCTGGAAGCCAAGGAGTCTGACCTTAACGTTCCTGCCCTCGCCAAGCAAGTGACTGTCCGAAAAGCGCAGCACCAAGGTATCAGTGGGCGGAGCAGCTACAAAGCTCCCCTTCCCCTGGACGGTCTTAATATAACCTCGCTGGGCCAGGAGCGCCAGACCCTGGCGGACGGTCATGATGCTGACGCCGTACTGCTCGGCGAGCTGGGTTGCTGGCGGAATCATGTCTCCCGGTTTTAGTTCGCCGTTCTCAATCTTGGACCTCAGGTCTTCGGCCAACCGGTAATAGGCCGGCAGTAACGGATAGCGCTGCTGCAATGAAATATTGCACCTCTCTTCTGCCCGTACGTTACGACCGGCCGGGGGCCACCCCGCGCGGACAGCCCCCGGCCATATACTTGGCTCACTTGACCGACTCAATCATCGCCTTTACGTTCTCAGGTTTGGCGTTGGCTGGAATGTCACAGCCCTGGGCCAGGATGAAGCCAGAGGGGCCGATGTTCTCGATGAGCTTGCGGCAGTAGGCATGCACCTGGTCCGGCGTGCCCAGGGACAGGAGCGCCGCGGGTACGTCTCCCATGATACACATATGTTCGCCCAAGATTTCTTTGGCCTTGAAAATATCGGTGGTGCCGTCGGGCGAGAAAACGCACTTACCTTTGGGCAGTTCGCGGAGATAGGCGAGGTCCCGCGTCCAGTTCGAGTCAAAATGCAGCACCGCAATAACCCCTTCTTCCACCACTGCATCGACGAGCTGCTTAAAGTACGGGAATACAAACCGTTGCCACAGCCTCGGGGATAAGAACTCGCTGGCCGAGCGCCAGCCTCCCACCCATACAGCAATGGGCTTGAGGTTGCGGCAGAACTGCC
Proteins encoded in this region:
- a CDS encoding GntR family transcriptional regulator, with protein sequence MQQRYPLLPAYYRLAEDLRSKIENGELKPGDMIPPATQLAEQYGVSIMTVRQGLALLAQRGYIKTVQGKGSFVAAPPTDTLVLRFSDSHLLGEGRNVKVRLLGFQIFPADPAVAERLGVKEGAKVIKIKRLLSDGEEPVALDYRFLIYIKGMPLLEKEIAYAAFPDLVARHSEVFLVKSILEISACALTAEEAEVLEVSPGFPGLCLEQVIYLLDGRPVGWSRMVCRGDRLTLKAASHDL
- a CDS encoding uroporphyrinogen decarboxylase family protein; its protein translation is MPSKLQPYLQYWPRAVRAAEELGIVPFSSVIFTIPYEMFCGGRSLSAFLKDLFRIPDKVQAAMDAAMPDIIESARQFCRNLKPIAVWVGGWRSASEFLSPRLWQRFVFPYFKQLVDAVVEEGVIAVLHFDSNWTRDLAYLRELPKGKCVFSPDGTTDIFKAKEILGEHMCIMGDVPAALLSLGTPDQVHAYCRKLIENIGPSGFILAQGCDIPANAKPENVKAMIESVK